From one Nothobranchius furzeri strain GRZ-AD chromosome 2, NfurGRZ-RIMD1, whole genome shotgun sequence genomic stretch:
- the nicol1 gene encoding NELL2-interacting cell ontogeny regulator 1 yields MASSGSLVQAAVFLLAVQLLWVGAADADQETGTVIPAESRPCVDCHAFEFMQRALQDLKKTAFNLDARTEMLVLRAERRALCDCMPTSSLL; encoded by the exons ATGGCATCCAGCGGGTCTCTCGTGCAGGCAGCGGTGTTCCTGCTGGCGGTGCAGCTGCTCTGGGTCGGTGCGGCGGATGCTGACCAGGAGACGGGGACCGTCATCCCAGCCGAAA GTCGTCCATGTGTGGACTGTCATGCCTTTGAGTTCATGCAGAGGGCGCTGCAAGACCTGAAGAAGACTGCTTTCAACCTTGATGCAAGG ACGGAGATGTTGGTTCTGAGGGCAGAGAGGAGGGCTCTGTGTGACTGTATGCCCACCAGCTCTCTGCTCTGA
- the LOC107377263 gene encoding uncharacterized protein, with amino-acid sequence MNSPPKITEMVFSCSAMGCTNRQGEYPNLSFHRFPKNDRERRSKWTAAIRRKYWEPGPYARVCGEHFILGKRSDDPNHPDYVPSIFSFSSPSARAQALKTKEKHLKPLEMKEKKPSDTEEKVVPLAEADATEATDHKPPCALYFTKVTHQNPASDVPEPTALPKQHHSSEFRADAKEAVPQIPAFTLFITNVLQQNPGIATLPKQQPSSNVTAEVADCGHRNPPSNVPDTLALLDWHHSVPGLGHQNPTLKVYASTGLQDQHHSPESRVDVSELIHQCPQIKAEPSEHEHQISKLAVLKMEVQADEALSGIVDVHKLVQSLNTECQFLKDKVCELETKLKHQTFQISLTSDAKVEYFTGLPNKRTYELLLTYVSSVFPSSCSLEPSQELLMTLIKLRLNLTDELLGHLFGTEQSTVSTIFQRWVKVVADRLQSLVLWPDREEFRRSLPKCYQSKFKNCVSIAHCLEVLVEPGAETHTSDKEHNTVKFLISITPEGTISFVSKPSKDCISNRVLLENVEFLQNLQPRDLVLPAWGFEANDRGGLFCAEVETSLTGGSVKWFNFRYVASSEENVQVKAHVKRLIGMLRQKYPILGSTVPLGLAKQIVVICSALCNLCETFASG; translated from the exons ATGAACTCTCCTCCTAAAATCACCGAGATGGTTTTCTCGTGCTCAGCGATGGGCTGCACGAACCGCCAGGGGGAATACCCAAATCTGAGTTTTCATCGTTTCCCGAAGAACGACCGAGAACGGAGGTCCAAATGGACAGCAGCAATCCGCAGGAAGTACTGGGAGCCCGGGCCATATGCCAGGGTCTGTGGCGAGCATTTCATCCTGG GGAAAAGAAGTGATGATCCCAATCACCCCGACTACGTGCCAAGTATATTCAGCTTCTCTTCCCCTTCTGCTCGAGCTCAGGCTTTAAAAACGAAGGAGAAACATTTGAAACCGTTGGAAATGAAGGAGAAAAAGCCGAGCGACACTGAAGAAAAGGTAGTTCCATTGGCTGAAGCTGACGCCACAGAGGCCACGGATCACAAGCCACCTTGTGCGCTCTACTTTACCAAAGTCACGCATCAGAACCCAGCTTCTGATGTTCCAGAACCCACTGCTCTTCCAAAGCAGCATCACAGCTCAGAGTTCAGAGCTGACGCCAAAGAAGCTGTGCCTCAGATCCCAGCTTTTACACTCTTCATAACAAACGTCCTTCAACAGAACCCTGGTATCGCTACTCTTCCAAAACAGCAGCCCAGCTCAAATGTCACGGCTGAGGTTGCAGATTGTGGTCATCGTAACCCACCTTCTAATGTGCCTGATACCCTTGCACTTCTAGACTGGCATCACAGTGTTCCTGGACTTGGGCACCAAAACCCAACCCTTAAAGTCTATGCTTCCACTGGTCTTCAGGACCAACATCACAGCCCAGAATCCAGAGTTGATGTTTCAGAACTCATACATCAGTGTCCTCAGATTAAAGCTGAGCCTTCAGAACACGAGCATCAAATCTCAAAACTTGCGGTTCTCAAAATGGAGGTGCAGGCAGACGAGGCCCTCAGTGGTATAGTGGACGTACACAAACTGGTGCAGTCTTTAAATACAGAGTGCCAGTTCCTGAAGGACAAAGTTTGTGAGCTAGAGACAAAGTTGAAACACCAAACGTTTCAGATTTCACTTACCAGTGATGCTAAAGTGGAATACTTCACGGGACTTCCTAACAAGCGGACGTACGAGTTGTTATTAACTTACGTCTCATCTGTTTTTCCTTCGTCTTGTTCTCTTGAGCCCTCACAAGAGCTGCTCATGACACTTATAAAGCTGCGCCTCAATCTGACGGATGAATTGTTGGGTCACCTCTTTGGGACTGAACAGTCGACCGTATCAACCATCTTCCAGCGATGGGTAAAAGTGGTGGCGGACAGGCTTCAGTCCCTTGTGCTGTGGCCCGACAGAGAGGAGTTCAGACGCAGCTTGCCAAAATGCTATCAGTCCAAATTTAAAAACTGTGTCAGCATTGCACACTGCCTTGAGGTCCTGGTAGAACCTGGAGCTGAAACACATACCAGTGACAAGGAGCATAACACGGTGAAATTTCTCATCTCCATCACTCCCGAAGGAACCATCTCTTTTGTGTCCAAACCTTCGAAGGACTGTATCTCGAACAGAGTCCTCCTTGAAAACGTTGAGTTTCTTCAGAACCTGCAGCCTAGAGACTTGGTTCTGCCTGCTTGGGGTTTCGAGGCCAATGATCGTGGTGGCCTGTTCTGTGCAGAGGTGGAAACATCTCTAACCGGAGGAAGTGTGAAGTGGTTCAACTTcagatatgttgcatcatcagAGGAAAACGTTCAAGTGAAGGCTCACGTGAAGAGACTGATTGGGATGTTGAGACAGAAATACCCCATCCTGGGATCAACTGTACCTCTTGGCTTGGCGAAACAGATTGTCGTCATATGTAGTGCGCTTTGTAATTTGTGTGAAACTTTTGCTTCAGGATGA